The Chloroflexi bacterium ADurb.Bin180 genome has a window encoding:
- the coaD gene encoding Phosphopantetheine adenylyltransferase → MSKAIYPGSFDPITNGHVDIATRAAQLFDHVILAVYDRPLKNLLFSTSERLAMAREALKDIPNVAVESYNGLTANYARSVGATVIVRGLRVLSDFELEFQMALTNRKLAAEIETVCLITRQENMFLSSSVCKEIALVGGCVDQMVPAHVARALGVKFAHLGADGGGRVQIVSLRD, encoded by the coding sequence ATGAGCAAAGCAATCTATCCAGGCAGCTTTGATCCCATCACCAATGGCCACGTCGACATTGCCACGCGCGCCGCCCAGTTGTTCGATCACGTGATCCTTGCGGTGTACGATCGTCCACTCAAGAACTTGCTCTTTTCGACCAGTGAGCGCCTGGCCATGGCTCGCGAAGCTCTCAAGGACATACCCAATGTCGCCGTTGAAAGCTATAATGGTCTCACTGCCAACTATGCGCGTAGCGTTGGGGCCACGGTCATTGTGCGCGGGTTGCGGGTGCTGTCCGATTTCGAGCTCGAGTTCCAGATGGCCCTGACGAACCGCAAGCTGGCCGCCGAGATTGAGACGGTCTGCTTGATCACTCGTCAAGAGAACATGTTCCTGAGCTCCAGCGTGTGCAAGGAAATCGCGCTGGTGGGTGGCTGTGTTGACCAAATGGTGCCTGCCCATGTCGCCAGGGCTCTGGGCGTCAAGTTCGCCCACCTCGGAGCCGACGGAGGCGGTCGAGTCCAGATCGTCTCCCTGAGGGATTAG
- the rpmF gene encoding 50S ribosomal protein L32, whose product MALPKRKTAKGARDRRRSHLALTPEQLVPCPKCHEMRLAHHVCPNCGTYKGSEVIEVKTKKKE is encoded by the coding sequence GTGGCCCTACCAAAGAGAAAGACGGCCAAGGGTGCACGCGACCGCCGGCGCTCGCATCTCGCGTTGACGCCGGAGCAGCTTGTGCCCTGCCCCAAGTGCCACGAGATGCGCCTGGCGCACCACGTCTGCCCCAACTGTGGCACCTACAAGGGTTCTGAGGTCATTGAAGTCAAGACCAAGAAGAAAGAATAG
- a CDS encoding Nitronate monooxygenase: MIHTALCDLLRIDHPILQGGMAWVTTPDLVVAVSEAGGLGIIGAGNAPPDLVEQYVKQVKARTSRPFGLNFPMFSPYLDEVVAICIREKVPVVTTGAGNPSAYIAPLKQAGTRVIPVVASVALAKRLERAGADALVAEGGEAGGHIGDVYTFPLVPQVVDAVRIPVIAAGGIADGRGLAAALALGASGIQMGTRFICTTECAVHLNYKEMIVKAGDRSTITTGHSLGHPVRALRNPMTRKFEEMEKQSLTQEQLIEFGTGKLKAAVDGDMIEGSFMAGQSCGLVNDILPCAELIRRTVADAEEVLLRLPRFISSPGGTR; encoded by the coding sequence ATGATTCACACAGCGCTATGCGACCTCTTGCGAATCGATCATCCCATCCTGCAGGGCGGCATGGCCTGGGTCACTACACCTGACCTGGTTGTGGCGGTCTCAGAGGCGGGAGGATTGGGCATCATTGGTGCCGGCAACGCTCCCCCCGACTTGGTCGAACAATACGTGAAGCAGGTCAAGGCGCGCACATCCCGGCCATTCGGGCTGAATTTCCCCATGTTCTCGCCATACCTCGACGAGGTCGTGGCTATCTGCATCCGCGAGAAGGTACCGGTTGTAACTACTGGCGCCGGAAACCCCAGCGCCTACATCGCTCCACTGAAACAGGCTGGAACGCGGGTCATTCCGGTCGTTGCCTCGGTAGCTCTGGCCAAGCGCCTCGAGCGAGCCGGTGCCGATGCTCTCGTTGCCGAAGGCGGCGAGGCGGGCGGGCACATCGGTGATGTCTACACCTTCCCTCTGGTTCCGCAGGTCGTAGACGCGGTGCGCATCCCGGTCATCGCCGCGGGCGGCATCGCCGACGGACGTGGTCTGGCGGCAGCACTGGCCCTGGGAGCAAGTGGCATTCAGATGGGCACTCGCTTCATTTGCACTACCGAGTGCGCCGTTCATCTCAACTACAAAGAGATGATCGTCAAGGCGGGTGACCGTTCGACCATCACTACTGGCCACAGCCTGGGACACCCAGTGCGTGCCCTGCGCAACCCGATGACGCGCAAGTTCGAGGAGATGGAGAAGCAGTCGCTTACCCAGGAGCAGCTAATCGAGTTTGGCACGGGCAAACTCAAGGCCGCCGTTGACGGTGACATGATCGAGGGCTCTTTTATGGCCGGCCAGAGCTGCGGCCTGGTGAACGACATTCTGCCCTGCGCCGAACTCATCCGGCGCACGGTGGCGGACGCCGAAGAGGTACTGCTGCGTTTGCCTCGATTCATCTCGAGCCCCGGTGGTACCCGGTGA
- the fabD gene encoding Malonyl CoA-acyl carrier protein transacylase — protein MSDTRLQALGKLALVFPGQGTQHVGMGQELYASYPEARRLFDQADDSLGFSLSRLCFEGPETDLGDTSNAQPAILTVSAALLALLQSRLGDELTPCFVAGHSLGEFTAYYAAGALGFTESIRLVRLRGELMKQAGEQNPGAMAAILGLDPETLRSVCTESGEVWLANDNCPGQTVLSGTRASLAQALQRAGEKGARRVVPLAVSIPGHCPLMAPAAGLLAEYIRDVPFQPAAIPVIANATGRPIVEPEEIRAEIIAHLTSGVQWADSVRYMIDAGVRAFLEVGPKSVLCGLIRQIDRTVQVLNVSTFADIAALGA, from the coding sequence GTGAGCGACACTCGTCTACAAGCCCTGGGCAAGCTGGCCCTGGTCTTTCCCGGGCAGGGCACTCAGCACGTCGGTATGGGGCAGGAGCTGTATGCTTCCTACCCGGAGGCACGGCGGCTGTTCGACCAGGCCGATGATTCGCTCGGGTTCTCCCTCTCCAGGCTCTGCTTCGAGGGGCCCGAGACGGACCTAGGTGACACGTCCAACGCACAGCCTGCTATTCTGACCGTAAGCGCCGCGCTACTGGCGCTGCTCCAGTCCCGTCTTGGCGACGAGCTGACTCCATGCTTTGTAGCCGGCCATAGTCTGGGCGAGTTCACTGCTTACTACGCCGCCGGTGCACTTGGCTTCACAGAGTCAATCCGCCTTGTGCGCCTCCGTGGCGAGTTGATGAAGCAGGCCGGAGAACAGAACCCGGGAGCAATGGCTGCCATCCTGGGTCTGGATCCGGAGACGCTGCGCTCGGTCTGCACGGAATCGGGAGAGGTGTGGCTGGCCAACGACAACTGCCCCGGGCAGACCGTTCTATCGGGAACCAGAGCCTCTTTGGCTCAGGCCCTCCAACGGGCCGGAGAAAAGGGTGCCCGACGAGTGGTTCCTTTGGCCGTGAGCATACCAGGTCATTGCCCGCTGATGGCTCCAGCGGCTGGCTTACTTGCCGAGTACATCCGCGACGTTCCGTTTCAGCCTGCGGCAATACCAGTCATCGCCAATGCCACTGGCCGTCCGATTGTCGAGCCGGAGGAGATTCGCGCCGAGATCATCGCCCACCTCACCTCGGGGGTACAGTGGGCCGACTCGGTACGCTATATGATCGACGCGGGAGTACGCGCTTTTCTCGAGGTCGGACCCAAAAGCGTGTTGTGTGGCCTGATACGCCAGATCGACCGCACGGTTCAGGTTCTGAACGTCAGCACCTTCGCTGACATCGCTGCGCTGGGAGCGTGA